In Crassostrea angulata isolate pt1a10 chromosome 6, ASM2561291v2, whole genome shotgun sequence, a genomic segment contains:
- the LOC128189500 gene encoding myb-like protein X isoform X2, which translates to MMGKDYNTNILDELALEGEKAPVIRNADDDDEPFKKLLSELNNDIGEISESSKRNAGRSSGVQPKGPVLTTRSTTITNSSINPISTQRPIPVSTGAKPNLQTPTPLPNVNKNKTQEKIVEAKQQKPSGNNRHMNKVKMADKANGTVLKNIQKTARKMNRPKQVQKTKKQQKGIFSQLSCSKIKTSPTCVQIYHECINERKIEVDRCNRLNSTRKKKVQRRKKLLTKTKTSKGKMKLPQKPPLRTPNQNPSRTVANTHPKKSGNQNKLPTNQTGKNANNNSSPTKSANSKTQENQISKGNGRKPIDKQSEKKMIVGEIRGLLAYLKQMKDHLSRPINNNNAVKGENKNGN; encoded by the exons ATGATGGG taaGGATTATAACACCAACATCCTAGATGAATTAGCATTAGAGGGAGAAAAAGCACCAGTGATCAGGAATGCGG ACGATGATGACGAACCGTTTAAAAAGTTGCTGTCCGAGTTAAATAATGACATCGGTGAAATCTCTGAATCAAGCAAAAGAAATGCGGGTAGAAGTTCCGGTGTCCAACCAAAAGGACCCGTATTAACCACACGAAGTACAACCATAACCAACTCCAGTATAAACCCAATTTCAACTCAAAGACCAATTCCAGTTAGTACTGGAGCAAAACCGAACCTTCAGACACCCACACCGCTGCCCAATGTAAACAAGAATAAAACACAGGAGAAAATTGTAGAAGCAAAACAACAGAAACCTTCTGGAAATAATCGTCACATGAACAAGGTGAAAATGGCGGATAAAGCGAATGGTACAGTTCTAAAAAACATCCAAAAAACCGCGAGAAAAATGAATCGCCCAAAACAAGTGCAGAAAACGAAGAAACAACAGAAAGGAATTTTTTCTCAGTTGAGTTgtagcaaaataaaaacatctccTACCTGTGTGCAGATTTATCATGAGTGTATCAACGAAAGAAAAATAGAAGTAGATCGGTGCAATCGGTTGAATTCAACTCGCAAGAAAAAAGTCCAAAGACGAAAGAAATTGCTcaccaaaacaaaaacatcgAAAGGGAAAATGAAGCTGCCACAGAAACCGCCGTTGAGAACTCCCAACCAGAATCCTTCAAGAACTGTCGctaatacacatccaaaaaaatctggaaatcaaaataaactCCCTACCAACCAGACGGGGAAAAATGCCAATAACAACTCCTCCCCGACTAAGTCCGCCAATTCAAAAACGCAAGAAAATCAAATTTCGAAAGGAAATGGAAGAAAACCCATTGATAAACAGTCAGAGAAGAAGATGATTGTGGGAGAAATTCGTGGATTACTGGCATACCTGAAGCAAATGAAGGACCATTTGTCTCGTCCTATCAATAACAACAACGCAGTTAAAGGTGAAAATAAAAACGGAAATTAA
- the LOC128189213 gene encoding protein phosphatase PTC7 homolog, producing MASGLLGRLAGISRTFIAGLHTELQFKTRPKEPLHLVTGSAGFSKTISQSPSFKQWTFGDDAYFVANNRTADVIGVADGVGGWRNYGIDPSAFPRSLMETCERMVREGRFNAQAPATVIAASYYELQQMKTPLIGSSTACIVALHKKERRLYTANLGDSGFLVIRDEQVVHRSQEQQHYFNTPFQLAVAPPSQAGLVLSDSPEMAESSSFDVEEGDIILLGTDGLFDNMNEDMILDCLSKMKDHKDAEVNVQRTAHHIAEEAYELSFDQDYLSPFALSAQQRGIDLRGGKPDDITVLLARVSSCSSDLDV from the exons ATGGCATCTGGGTTGTTGGGAAGACTTGCGGGGATATCCAGAACGTTTATAGCAGGACTTCATACTGAATTGCAATTCAAGACTCGACCTAAGGAACCTTTACACTTGGTGACAGGATCAGCTGGCTTTTCCAAAACAATATCTCAATCGCCATCATTCAAACAGTGGACATTCGGCGACGATGCCTATTTTGTTGCAAATAATAGAACTGCTGATGTTATAG GTGTTGCTGATGGTGTTGGGGGTTGGCGGAACTATGGAATAGATCCCTCTGCCTTCCCACGATCTCTGATGGAAACCTGTGAGAGAATGGTGAGAGAAGGCAGGTTCAATGCCCAGGCTCCAGCCACTGTGATTGCTGCCAGTTACTATGAACTCCAACAGATGAAAACACCCCTTATAG GTAGCAGTACAGCTTGCATTGTGGCGcttcataaaaaagaaagacGACTTTACACGGCCAATCTAGGAGACAGTGGATTTCTGGTTATCAGAGATGAACAAGTTGTCCATCGCTCACAGGAGCAGCAGCATTATTTCAATACTCCATTTCAGCTGGCTGTAGCTCCACCCAGTCAGGCAGGACTTGTCTTGAGTGACAG ccCAGAAATGGCCGAAAGCTCATCCTTTGATGTTGAAGAAGGTGACATTATTTTACTGGGAACGGATGGTCTGTTCGACAATATGAATGAAGATATGATTTTGGACTGCTTAAGTAAAATGAAG GATCATAAGGACGCTGAAGTAAATGTTCAGCGAACAGCGCATCATATAGCAGAGGAGGCGTATGAGCTCTCATTCGATCAAGATTACTTATCACCATTTGCTTTATCAGCGCAACAAAGGGGAATAGATCTCAGAG GTGGAAAACCAGATGACATAACCGTGTTACTAGCTCGAGTGTCAAGCTGTTCAAGTGATCTTGATGTATGA
- the LOC128189212 gene encoding uncharacterized protein LOC128189212 isoform X1 produces MDYYLGNWRSLVDEIEKDSRDEQHLTTAIQWYENEASSRYGCQPQWNELLTCLLHKEPVIKNGVLEFDPVFHLLNPGLQSTFLQLLLHFRHVIPRSELLPFARDIAQRCEGGESWLDVYIRMLAAHCQLSDFKGLSESGQVEAYKFTSQNEERAAILCQQLSHVTVPPSQLTDSTNLPEAIEITEEIESEEPNVEEMTDSALESKEFPEPLNTATKTSLMKLRECWQMECIDLPEEFSLFYTSTPDQVAEYCQVLDFGTLTENAVVCAGQHLLTVSENMSHNNIVQFLQSALLKKLSENISRPLLGLLKKMGEEIPKPLVDGIFVPLVMSTDQSSSTTEIICKIMKESMQAKDLIHMVRKLNSIQQELTESHVSVYQTLVELKIPMEGEDLTTMLETLKRSSTNFSKNLKFGKLILATVNIYGDQMDKNHISTLHQILQNHSSFLKKSIKSAVQKLTV; encoded by the exons ATGGACTATTACTTGGGTAACTGGAGATCTCTTGTGGACGAAATTGAGAAAGACAGCAGAGATGAACAGCATTTGACAACCGCAATTCAGTGGTATGAAAATGAGGCATCATCTAGATATGGCTGCCAACCACAATGGAATGAGTTACTGACATGTTTGCTTCACAAGGAACCTGTAATCAAAAATGGAGTGcttgaatt TGATCCAGTTTTCCACCTGCTTAACCCTGGATTACAGTCCACTTTCCTTCAGCTCTTGCTCCACTTTAGGCATGTTATACCTAGATCTGAACTCCTTCCGTTCGCTAGAGACATAGCACAGAGGTGTGAGGGTGGGGAGTCGTGGCTGGATGTATACATTAGGATGCTTGCAGCTCACTGCCAGCTGTCG GACTTTAAGGGACTTTCTGAAAGTGGACAAGTTGAAGCCTATAAGTTCACTTCACAGAATGAAGAGCGAGCAGCCATCCTTTGTCAACAGCTCTCTCATGTTACAGTGCCTCCTTCCCAGTTAACAG ATTCCACAAATTTACCTGAAGCAATTGAAATAACAGAAGAAATTGAGAGTGAGGAACCAAATGTAGAAGAAATGACTG ATTCAGCATTGGAATCAAAAGAATTTCCTGAACCATTGAATACAGCCACAAAG ACAAGCTTGATGAAGCTGAGAGAATGTTGGCAGATGGAATGTATTGATTTGCCAGAGGAATTCAGTTTATTTTACACATCGACTCCTGATCAG GTGGCTGAGTATTGCCAGGTTTTGGACTTTGGGACCTTGACAGAAAATGCCGTGGTATGTGCTGGTCAGCATTTGTTGACAGTCAGTGAAAATATGAGCCACAACAACATTGTACAGTTTCTTCAGTCAGCTCTACTTAAAAAG CTTTCAGAGAATATTTCTAGACCATTATTAGGCTTATTGAAGAAGATGGGTGAAGAAATTCCCAAACCACTGGTTGATGGTATATTTGTGCCTCTTGTCATGTCAACAGATCAAA GTTCCTCAACAACTGAAATCATTTGCAAAATAATGAAAGAATCAATGCAAGCCAAAGATCTGATTCATATGGTTAG AAAACTTAACAGCATCCAACAAGAGTTAACAGAAAGTCATGTATCTGTATACCAAACACTTGTTGAGCTCAAG attcCAATGGAAGGTGAAGATTTGACCACAATGTTGGAAACTCTTAAGAGATCctcaacaaatttttcaaaaaacttgaaatttggAAAGCTGATCCTTGCAACTGTTAATATATATGGAGATCAG ATGGACAAGAATCACATATCCACACTGCATCAAATACTTCAAAACCATTCATCTTTCTTGAAGAAGTCGATAAAGTCAGCAGTGCAAAAACTCACAGTTTGA
- the LOC128189500 gene encoding myb-like protein X isoform X1, which translates to MMLMKLFFIFLVLFSDLVSVLSERNKDYNTNILDELALEGEKAPVIRNADDDDEPFKKLLSELNNDIGEISESSKRNAGRSSGVQPKGPVLTTRSTTITNSSINPISTQRPIPVSTGAKPNLQTPTPLPNVNKNKTQEKIVEAKQQKPSGNNRHMNKVKMADKANGTVLKNIQKTARKMNRPKQVQKTKKQQKGIFSQLSCSKIKTSPTCVQIYHECINERKIEVDRCNRLNSTRKKKVQRRKKLLTKTKTSKGKMKLPQKPPLRTPNQNPSRTVANTHPKKSGNQNKLPTNQTGKNANNNSSPTKSANSKTQENQISKGNGRKPIDKQSEKKMIVGEIRGLLAYLKQMKDHLSRPINNNNAVKGENKNGN; encoded by the exons ATGATGTTGATGaagttgtttttcatatttctcgTTCTTTTCAGTGACTTAGTTTCTGTGTTAAGTGAGAGGAA taaGGATTATAACACCAACATCCTAGATGAATTAGCATTAGAGGGAGAAAAAGCACCAGTGATCAGGAATGCGG ACGATGATGACGAACCGTTTAAAAAGTTGCTGTCCGAGTTAAATAATGACATCGGTGAAATCTCTGAATCAAGCAAAAGAAATGCGGGTAGAAGTTCCGGTGTCCAACCAAAAGGACCCGTATTAACCACACGAAGTACAACCATAACCAACTCCAGTATAAACCCAATTTCAACTCAAAGACCAATTCCAGTTAGTACTGGAGCAAAACCGAACCTTCAGACACCCACACCGCTGCCCAATGTAAACAAGAATAAAACACAGGAGAAAATTGTAGAAGCAAAACAACAGAAACCTTCTGGAAATAATCGTCACATGAACAAGGTGAAAATGGCGGATAAAGCGAATGGTACAGTTCTAAAAAACATCCAAAAAACCGCGAGAAAAATGAATCGCCCAAAACAAGTGCAGAAAACGAAGAAACAACAGAAAGGAATTTTTTCTCAGTTGAGTTgtagcaaaataaaaacatctccTACCTGTGTGCAGATTTATCATGAGTGTATCAACGAAAGAAAAATAGAAGTAGATCGGTGCAATCGGTTGAATTCAACTCGCAAGAAAAAAGTCCAAAGACGAAAGAAATTGCTcaccaaaacaaaaacatcgAAAGGGAAAATGAAGCTGCCACAGAAACCGCCGTTGAGAACTCCCAACCAGAATCCTTCAAGAACTGTCGctaatacacatccaaaaaaatctggaaatcaaaataaactCCCTACCAACCAGACGGGGAAAAATGCCAATAACAACTCCTCCCCGACTAAGTCCGCCAATTCAAAAACGCAAGAAAATCAAATTTCGAAAGGAAATGGAAGAAAACCCATTGATAAACAGTCAGAGAAGAAGATGATTGTGGGAGAAATTCGTGGATTACTGGCATACCTGAAGCAAATGAAGGACCATTTGTCTCGTCCTATCAATAACAACAACGCAGTTAAAGGTGAAAATAAAAACGGAAATTAA
- the LOC128189212 gene encoding uncharacterized protein LOC128189212 isoform X2, with protein sequence MDYYLGNWRSLVDEIEKDSRDEQHLTTAIQWYENEASSRYGCQPQWNELLTCLLHKEPVIKNGVLEFDPVFHLLNPGLQSTFLQLLLHFRHVIPRSELLPFARDIAQRCEGGESWLDVYIRMLAAHCQLSDFKGLSESGQVEAYKFTSQNEERAAILCQQLSHVTVPPSQLTAIEITEEIESEEPNVEEMTDSALESKEFPEPLNTATKTSLMKLRECWQMECIDLPEEFSLFYTSTPDQVAEYCQVLDFGTLTENAVVCAGQHLLTVSENMSHNNIVQFLQSALLKKLSENISRPLLGLLKKMGEEIPKPLVDGIFVPLVMSTDQSSSTTEIICKIMKESMQAKDLIHMVRKLNSIQQELTESHVSVYQTLVELKIPMEGEDLTTMLETLKRSSTNFSKNLKFGKLILATVNIYGDQMDKNHISTLHQILQNHSSFLKKSIKSAVQKLTV encoded by the exons ATGGACTATTACTTGGGTAACTGGAGATCTCTTGTGGACGAAATTGAGAAAGACAGCAGAGATGAACAGCATTTGACAACCGCAATTCAGTGGTATGAAAATGAGGCATCATCTAGATATGGCTGCCAACCACAATGGAATGAGTTACTGACATGTTTGCTTCACAAGGAACCTGTAATCAAAAATGGAGTGcttgaatt TGATCCAGTTTTCCACCTGCTTAACCCTGGATTACAGTCCACTTTCCTTCAGCTCTTGCTCCACTTTAGGCATGTTATACCTAGATCTGAACTCCTTCCGTTCGCTAGAGACATAGCACAGAGGTGTGAGGGTGGGGAGTCGTGGCTGGATGTATACATTAGGATGCTTGCAGCTCACTGCCAGCTGTCG GACTTTAAGGGACTTTCTGAAAGTGGACAAGTTGAAGCCTATAAGTTCACTTCACAGAATGAAGAGCGAGCAGCCATCCTTTGTCAACAGCTCTCTCATGTTACAGTGCCTCCTTCCCAGTTAACAG CAATTGAAATAACAGAAGAAATTGAGAGTGAGGAACCAAATGTAGAAGAAATGACTG ATTCAGCATTGGAATCAAAAGAATTTCCTGAACCATTGAATACAGCCACAAAG ACAAGCTTGATGAAGCTGAGAGAATGTTGGCAGATGGAATGTATTGATTTGCCAGAGGAATTCAGTTTATTTTACACATCGACTCCTGATCAG GTGGCTGAGTATTGCCAGGTTTTGGACTTTGGGACCTTGACAGAAAATGCCGTGGTATGTGCTGGTCAGCATTTGTTGACAGTCAGTGAAAATATGAGCCACAACAACATTGTACAGTTTCTTCAGTCAGCTCTACTTAAAAAG CTTTCAGAGAATATTTCTAGACCATTATTAGGCTTATTGAAGAAGATGGGTGAAGAAATTCCCAAACCACTGGTTGATGGTATATTTGTGCCTCTTGTCATGTCAACAGATCAAA GTTCCTCAACAACTGAAATCATTTGCAAAATAATGAAAGAATCAATGCAAGCCAAAGATCTGATTCATATGGTTAG AAAACTTAACAGCATCCAACAAGAGTTAACAGAAAGTCATGTATCTGTATACCAAACACTTGTTGAGCTCAAG attcCAATGGAAGGTGAAGATTTGACCACAATGTTGGAAACTCTTAAGAGATCctcaacaaatttttcaaaaaacttgaaatttggAAAGCTGATCCTTGCAACTGTTAATATATATGGAGATCAG ATGGACAAGAATCACATATCCACACTGCATCAAATACTTCAAAACCATTCATCTTTCTTGAAGAAGTCGATAAAGTCAGCAGTGCAAAAACTCACAGTTTGA